The nucleotide sequence GGAACAACAAAACATCGAGAGTCGCCCAACCTGGAAACCGATGCATTTGCAAGCCTTGTACGAGGGAGCGACTATTCGCGGCGGAAGTGTCAGTGAGCGAATATTTACCGAAGGCGTCTGTTTGCCGAGCGGCACATCAATGAGCGACGACGCTGTGGATCGCGTTTGTGACGTGGTCCAAGCGACCGCGTCTCGCTTGACGATATCTAACGCTTGACCGTTTTCCTAACGGTCAGCCGATCGATTAATCGAGACTGTCCACACGATTAAGAAGAGACAGGTAATCGCTGGGAGAATCAGAGCCGGTTTTGATTTGCTTGGTCCATCCAATGCGAAGCACCGCCGTGATCAGGAATCCAATTAGCACCCCGAGAAGGTTTTGAGCCAGATCGACGAGCTCGAATGAGCGAGCTGGACTTACAAGATGAGTTGCCTCTATCGCAATTGCGTAGCAGGCAAGAAACACATATCGGGTCGCAATTTTAGGGGGGACACGAAGCCAGCTTGCTGCGACACTGAGGAGTAGCATTGAAAGAAAATGGACATAGTTCAAAAGGAACTCGCTCTCGAAGACGATCAGAGACAGAACCTCCGGTCCACGAGCGGAAGTGAACCCGACCACGGTCGCGCACCACAGTAGCCCGAACAGGGAAATCCGAAACCACTTCTCCATCAGTCACCTTTTGCTGGTTCTCGTCAAATCGTCCGCTGGTTTTCGTCGCGTGTCCATCGTAGTCGATTGACAGAATTCGGATGTGAAGATTATCACGGCCCTCGATGAATTGATGACCGATGTGATTCATCCGCGAGATGGCTTGAGGTCTTCGTTGATTCCACCAATACAGGCTCAAGTACCATCTTCCAAATGCCGATATCCCCGCTTAGTAGGTATGATGGATAGTTGAGGCCATCCACACGGAATGGCAAAAAAACCGGGGAGGCGCCCACGGGCGTGCAGATCGATGGTGCGATTGACATTGCTGACTTTTTTGGTGCTCGCATCAACTGGAGCGATCTGCGGGCAAGGGATCGGGTCTTCGTATCCCAGGTCACCGACGCTAAGCCCCTATCTGGATTTACTTCGAAACGATGGTGGTGTGCTCCCAAATTACCAGCAGTTTGTCCGGCCAAAGATTCAACTGCGAGCACAAATCGAACGTCAAAACTATGAAATCCAGCGTCAGCGGCGTGCCATCCGGTCTCTGGATCGCCGTGTCTCGACTCCGCAAGCACCCGGCAATTTGACCACGGGCGTTCGCGCGAGCTTCCTGCGGTATTCGACGTTTTATCCGTCGTTGAATCCATAGACGGCGGAAATACTGCCGTGTGGAATCTGACTGCGACGTAGGTTCCACTGCTGCTGGAAATGGCTGATTCTTGCTCTGACAGCGGGCAGGTTGGCAAAATTGCATTCGTATACAATGAATGCTTGGTAAAGGCGAAAGTCCTTTTTACGTGGTCGAGGTCTGCGGACCTCCCGCTTCTAAATGCTGAAACTTCGGACAGCGTGACTTCACGGGCGACGCAACCGACGAAGCGTTAGCATTTCACGTGGCTCAGGTGAATCCTTGGTGATGGCCACAGCCGTGGTGGTGGCAAGCATCAGCCTGGCTAACTAAATGTCTTCAGTGTGAATGCTGCTCCGAACCGCCACTTCGGCAACGATGCCGGACGCGTGTTCGAAGTTTCGAGCCTAACCCGGATTTCTTTCGGCTTCCCTCCAACCAAGATTGCCCGAGAGCCAAATTGAAACGCACCGTCAATACCAAAGCTGCACTCATATTGTTGATCGCGGTTACATCCGTTTCTGCGATCGCAGTCGGTTTACACTACTTCCAGAAGGGTCGGAGTGCGGAACTGTTCCTGTCGGCTGCACGGGAATCCGCAGAAGAGGCTGACGTGGAGGGAGCCATCCGCAGCTACAAGTCGTATTTGAAACTTCGAGCCGACGACAATGAGGCACGGAAAGAGTTTGGACAGTATCTCTTTGACCTGGAGTTGTATGGCACCGCTAGCGAGGAGCTTGAGCACGCGTTGCGTTTGGAACCGGACGCCACCGAGAGTCGCCGACTCGCTGCACGCTGCGCGATGCTGACCGGACGTGCGACGGACGCAGATGAACACATTCATCGAATTGAAGAATACGGCCAGGATGCTGAGTTGCTTGACTGGCTGGCACAGTGTTCCCAATATCGTTCGGAGCCAGAGGAGGCTGAGCGGCTATTTCGATCATCGATCGCAATTGACCCCAACCAAGCCGAAGTTCATTTCCGTCTAGCAAACCTGCTTTCGCGCGTCATGGACCGCCCGACGGAGGCGGATGATGTGATGGAGGAGATGATCTCGGCTAACGCAGATTCAACGATCGCTCATAGGCTTTATTCACAGTATTTGCTGTCGCGATCGTCCCACGCGCGGTCAATCGGCGAGGAGGAAGACGCTATTGAGTTGGTTTCCCGTTCGCTCAAGGAAGCTGAAAATGCTGTGGAGCTGGACCAAGAGGATTCCGACAGCTTGGTGCTGCTGGCAAATGCTCACTTATTGGCAGGCAATCCCGGGGCTGCGAAAAAGGCTGCACTTTCTGCGCAGACTCTGTCGCCGAGTGATCCGCGATCAACACTACTTCTTGCAGAGCTGGAAGTCCGTGCCGATGAGATCGACAAAGCGATCGAGTGGCTGACCGACGGCATTCGAGAAATCGGAGACACCCCCGCAACGGTACCCTTGTACGGAAGCCTTGCGGGCATCTACTTGGATCAACAGCGACTGGAAGACGCGGAGCTGGCGATTGCCCAGATGCAATCACACGGAGCGGCCCCCGCCATGCTGGGATATCTGCAGGGCAGGGTAGCAGCAGCCAAGGGCCAATGGTTGGATGCGGTCAAACAACTGAAGCTTGTGCGGCCTTCCCTGGTGGGAAACCTACAGGTGCTTCGACAGTTGGATTTCGTTCTGGGGACCGGACACGAGATTTTGGGACAACCCGAGTTAGCGATGTCGGCCTTTCGACGTTCGATTGAGTCGGCTCCGGACTGGATTGCCCCTAGATTCGCGCTGGTGCGTGTTCTCGAAGCGTCCGGCCAACTTGAAAAGGCATACGCGGAAATGGTCGATCTGATGGCCCTTCCGAGTGCGCCCCGCGAGGGCCTGATTCAGCTGGGACGACTCGCACTCGCTATCAATTCACGCCGACCGTTCGCAGAGCGTGACTGGGCGACGACCGAGCAGATCGTGCATCGTGCAGTCGCAGAACTGGGCGATACCCCAGATGTCGCGGTCCTAAAATCACAATTGTTGATTGCTCAAGGCCACACTGACACTGCGAGCAAACTACTGGAAGATCATTCCTCAAATGCTGCCGCAGGTTCCGACGACACGAGCTGGACACTCTTGCTTGCCAAATCAAGGCTTGCTCAGGGGCAATCCAACTGGGAAACGGCTCAATCCCTGATTGATCAAGCTGAGATGAAGCTCGGCATGTCGGCTGA is from Crateriforma conspicua and encodes:
- a CDS encoding VanZ family protein, which codes for MEKWFRISLFGLLWCATVVGFTSARGPEVLSLIVFESEFLLNYVHFLSMLLLSVAASWLRVPPKIATRYVFLACYAIAIEATHLVSPARSFELVDLAQNLLGVLIGFLITAVLRIGWTKQIKTGSDSPSDYLSLLNRVDSLD